The genomic DNA TTGATATTCCAAGCACCTCATCTCCTATGGGTGCTCAAGTAAGCTGCAAAGGATTTCTCACAAAAAGAATGTTGAGTTTTGGTGTAAAAAGAATTTTTAAAAGAGATGCTGAGCATATCACAAGGATTAAAACTCAAGCAAAAACCAACATGATTCATTTTGTGATAGCAAAAAAGAATGAAAGACTTAAAAAGTATTGTCGCTATCTTGACCGAAATACAAATGTAGTGCTTGTGGATTTCGTTAAATATTACCTTTTTCAGCCAACTAGACCAAGCGGATTAGGTCCTCTGTTTGATTTACCATCCGCAGAGGTTTATTATCTCGTTAGAGTCGACGATCAAAATTCTATGCACTATGGTTGCACGGGATATTTTCCAGCAAGCGGTTTAACCATATTAGATTAATGCGTTTCCCTCTAGGGAACGAAAAAAAACTACCTTAGTTGACTAAAAGTTGTTCTATGAAAATATAAGGACAACAAAACTAAGGAGGATTTATGAAAATAATAATCGCACTCTGCTTGATCTTTACAAGCATGCAAACTTTTGCAAACCCACGTACTTTTGAAAACTCGGAGCGGATTTTAGAATCAAGTCATGCCAGAGCAGGTTCTTACTATGACTGGGGTCGTGCTAAAAACGGCTGGGGCTACTGCTACATGTGGTCATCCAATGGATATGTATTGAACGAAGGAAAGCCAGTATCAAACTACAACTGCGAACGCTACCGTCCTTCATACTACGACTGGGGAAAAGGCGTGAACGGTTACACTTACTGTTATCAATGGACTCCTTACAGAGTAGCAATGAACGAAGGTAAGCCTGTAGACAACTACTACTGTCATTAAAACGTGCGATGGGGGCCGAATGGATTTTCGCCCCCTCTGTCCACAAATTATGGTTTATATTTTTCCACAACGGTAAAATCTCATTTTTTCTGTAATCCATGGTGTATAGATTTTTTCAGTTAAATGAAATCTTTGAAATTGGTAGGGAGCTTTCGAGGTTTCTCCATTTTTAGTGAATACCCAGTTATCTTTGATGTAGACAAATGCATGCTCAGGTTTGCCCATAAGAATAAATACACCAATATCTCCAAATTGAGGTTTCGTAACCTCTTCACAATTTTTTAAAAATTCAACAAGTACCTCTTGGTCCATTGACTCCATCGGTTCTTCAGGAGCATGAAAACGAACGGCTGCGTTGAAGCAATTGCCTCTTGTAGTATATTGGTAAAGATTATCGGTAATATTTTTAGGTATACATTCGGTTACGTCCACCTTAAAAATAATATCAGGTAAAGAAAAATACTGAGTGATACTTTCAAGTTTATTCCCTTCTTGTAGAGCTTGGGGATAGCCTGGAATGATATTAAAACCTGGGGCTAATACTTCTTCAAGGGGAAGAGATATAGGTTGCCCCCCTCGCTCTAGCGTCACAAACCGCACAGGTTCGATTTCTTTGGTAGGAGTGCTAATAGGGACTTTAGCACAAGATGGGCTAGGAAAAATGCCAGAGGCCTTCAGGGCTTCATCTATGTTAGGAAAGTAAAAAAAGGTTTTTTTTGAGTCAGTGTCTATTTTGGTTTGGATAGAAAGTAAATCCGCGTTTGATTTCAGAGAAACTATTAATATAAACAAACTCAAAATGTGTTTAATTGAGATTAAATTTTTCATAGTTTTTGATTTAGTATCAATAATGGAGCACAAGATAGTTAGAATGTTACTTTTGAAAAAAAGTGGCTTAACATTTTTCAAATATCTATAAAAATGAAGCTTAAACCTATCGAATTTAATGGCGGGACAGGTGGGACGAGTTTAGGACTTTTCCCTGCTTTGAGGAATGCATAACGCAGAGCCTTGTTGGAGCTTTAAACAGATATGAGGGTTGTTTGAGGTTTTATTTGATAAACTTTGAGTTTTAATGGATTACTTAAAGTTAATGGGTTTAAAAAAAGAAGATCAAAATCTAGATGCTAGTGCCATTTCCAAAGAAGCTGAGGCTTTGGCCGCTATATCCATAAAAGAACGTTTATCAATGAGCTATGAAGAACGCATTGAAGCCCATGAAAACGCAAGAGTATTGATGCAAGATCTTAAATCTCAAGGAGAGTTGCTCCGTGCAAAATCTCAAAGAACTTCTTGAAAGGCTTCTCAAAAATAATATTGATTTTGTTCTAGTTGGTGGATTTGCAAGTGTATTGCATGGATCAACTTTAGTAACTCAAGACCTTGATATTTGTGTTGCTATGGCAGATGAAGAGATCGATAAACTTCGCCAAGCACTGAAAGACTTAAATCCTATTCATCGAATGAATCCAAATGCTAAAATTTCTTTTATGGAGCAACCGAAGGATTTAAGTAATATTAAAAATATTTACCTTAAGACTAATCTTGGAATTTTAGATATTATGTCAGAACTTCCACCTGTGGGAAATTTTGAAGTTATCAAAAAAAATGCTATTGAAATTAACCTCTACAATTACAAATGCAAAGTCATTTCCCTAGAAGATTTAATAAAAATCAAAGAATCTATGACTCGTCCAAAAGATAGAGAAACTCTAAATCATCTTAAGCAAATTCAAAAAATGAAAAAATAGTTTACCTAGTCAGATGGGATGAGTTTAGAACTGAATGCTGGGTTAGTAACTAAGAATTAACCACGTACCGTATCCAGTAACAGCAATGGCGCCAAAAAGGTGAATCCAAGAAGTTTTTTTGTCGCCATTCTTTTGAACTACTAAAAAGTCAGAAACCGCTACAATTCCAATACAAAGATTGATAGCACCAAGCGTGTTCCATTGTTCTTTGTAAAATAAAATCAAAACAGTTAGTCCTATAAAAACATCTCGAATACCTGTGCTCACAACATATGGAAGAGCAGGGCCATTTACAGAAATTCCAAATTTTTTTGACATTGGTTCCGGTTTTAACACTGCTGCAACACCAATTAGAAGAGTAAGGAGCCCTATGATGAGAGCAATATAGTGAGCAAGTGTTGGTACATTCATTCGATTGACTCCAATTTTAAAACAATAAAAAAGTTCAAGATCCATTGTCGTACTTGTAAAAGCGTATCTAAACATTGGAGATTGTTGAAGTGAAAAATGGCGGGGCAGGTGGCAAGAGTTGAGTGCGGGCTCTGCAAGTGCAATTTTTTTTGGCACTTAAAGCTCAGGGCAGGATTACCCAGGTACAGAAAAATATCCCCGTGTTAGGTTACAAAAAGTCTTCTAAATAAATATAAATAGTTTGGGCTCGGTCTTTACTGGTATTGAGTTTGCAATTTATGGGGTAGGAAGCTGCATAAGCAGTATAACTTAAACAAAAGGAAAGCATCATGCGAAGCGATCAAGCTTATTTAGAAACACCTCATACTCATAAACATCTTATATGTTGGAAGTCGACATTGGCAGGACTGGCCTTAGCAATCGTCGTTTTCCTTGGATTCTTGGCTCTGTCCGTGGCATTTGGAGGTATCGGTTTGTCCGATGGGTCTTCAGCTAAAGCTGCGGGTACGTTCGTCGCAGGATCATTAATCATTGCTACAATCTTCGCGGCATTTTCGGGTGGCTACTTGGCTTCACGCCTTGGTCGTACCGAAGTGGACGCTCTAGGAACTACGCAAGGTATGGTTGTAGGCGCAGTCTTTTTGATTTTTGTGATGTGCCAAGTGAATTCAGTAGTTGGTGCGATCGGAAAAGCCGCAGGACATGCTATGGGTGCTGCAACAATTGCAGTTGGTGGTGCCGCGACAGCCGCCAGCGAAAATCCAATGGTTCAAGATATCGTGCAAGATAATTTTGGAGAATTGAGATTAAAATCTGATCCCGCAGTAGTAGCTAAAGGTGTTGCGAGTAGGCTTTTGCGTGGTGATGACGAGAGCGCCAAAAATTACTTAGCCTATCAAGCAGGTGTTCCCGCATCAGAAGTGGATCAAAAAATCAATGCAGCTAAAGCAAAAATAGATGAAGCAACGACAAAACTTCGTGAGGCTACCGCGAGTGCCATGAAGGCCACGGGATGGAGTTTATTTGTTATTCTAGTTTTAGGAATGATCTCTTCAGGCGTTGGTGGATTGTTGGCTACAAAGTGTAACGAAAAATATACTTTAGATACTCATGATGATCTTAAAAAAGATTATAAGAGAACGCGTACATAGATTTAAAAACATGAACTTTAAGTTTCGATTAAAAACGATTAAACAAAGGATTATAAAATGAACCCATCAGAAATTATTTCAAATCAAAAAGGTGCCATCGGTTGGATTCTACTATGGCTGGTAGGAATTCCATTACCGATTCTATTACTATTATTTCTAATTCGTGGCGGAACCTGAGTAAAAAGGTACCGCCCACTGTACCTTTAATTATTCTAATCCTACTCCACATTCCATATCCATTTGGATAGAAGTTTGTTCGTAACTGTCCACTTGAATCATAAAATTACCCACTACGCCACGATCTCTTAGGGACATGCACTCAAAAACGTGCGGCCATTTAAACAGAGACCTCTAAAAGAATTTTTTTTGATGACCATATCCGCTGTTAGCCATAATGTTGGCTATTGAAAAGCAAAGGAGAATACTGTGAAAATTGAAAATATCCCTTTTATGACAACCGATTGGAGTAAGATTTCATCCACGGAGCACAAAGGAGAGGTGGGAAAGGCTTTTTGGAGAACTCTTGAAGTCGAAAATATTCGCGTTAGAATGGTGGAATATACGCCTGGTTACATCGCTGACCATTGGTGTTCTCGTGGTCACGTCTTACTTGTTCTAGAAGGCTCGCTTGTAACGGAATTAAAAGATGGTCGAAAATTCAATATGAGCACTGGTATGACTTACCAAGTGGCATCGAATGCAGAACCACATCGATCTTCATCTGCAGATGGAGCGAAG from Bdellovibrionota bacterium includes the following:
- a CDS encoding nucleotidyltransferase: MQNLKELLERLLKNNIDFVLVGGFASVLHGSTLVTQDLDICVAMADEEIDKLRQALKDLNPIHRMNPNAKISFMEQPKDLSNIKNIYLKTNLGILDIMSELPPVGNFEVIKKNAIEINLYNYKCKVISLEDLIKIKESMTRPKDRETLNHLKQIQKMKK
- a CDS encoding DUF4267 domain-containing protein; this translates as MPKKIALAEPALNSCHLPRHFSLQQSPMFRYAFTSTTMDLELFYCFKIGVNRMNVPTLAHYIALIIGLLTLLIGVAAVLKPEPMSKKFGISVNGPALPYVVSTGIRDVFIGLTVLILFYKEQWNTLGAINLCIGIVAVSDFLVVQKNGDKKTSWIHLFGAIAVTGYGTWLILSY
- a CDS encoding DHCW motif cupin fold protein, whose translation is MKIENIPFMTTDWSKISSTEHKGEVGKAFWRTLEVENIRVRMVEYTPGYIADHWCSRGHVLLVLEGSLVTELKDGRKFNMSTGMTYQVASNAEPHRSSSADGAKLFIVD